A genomic segment from Treponema sp. Marseille-Q3903 encodes:
- a CDS encoding phosphatidylserine decarboxylase: MDSLKFLYKTILGRQVLKLLASRCVSKVVGRYLDSKLSFNLVKNFAKKNNIDLDDYQMEGVDTFNKFFCRKIKDGKRPFDMDSSHLPSPSDGLLSVWQIKSDTVIPIKQSHYTVRSLLKDEKLSSEYDDGLCLVFRLCVDNYHRYAYPLSGKKSRNFFISGVLHTVRPIALEVLPVFTENCREFTVIESAEFGKVVQMEVGAMLVGKIVNNEQECFAERGKEKGYFVYGGSTIILLIKKDVVKIRPDILDNSANYIETQVKMGEMIGIKA; this comes from the coding sequence ATGGACTCGCTTAAATTTTTATATAAAACGATTCTCGGACGGCAAGTTTTAAAGTTGCTTGCTTCTCGCTGCGTCTCAAAAGTTGTAGGTCGTTATCTTGATTCAAAACTTTCATTTAATCTTGTTAAAAATTTTGCAAAAAAAAATAACATCGATTTAGACGACTATCAGATGGAAGGTGTAGATACATTCAATAAGTTTTTTTGCCGCAAGATAAAAGACGGCAAAAGACCTTTTGACATGGATTCGTCTCATTTACCGTCTCCGAGCGATGGTTTGCTTTCTGTTTGGCAAATAAAATCCGATACTGTTATTCCTATAAAACAAAGCCATTACACCGTGCGTTCTCTTTTAAAAGACGAAAAACTCTCTTCAGAGTATGATGACGGATTGTGTTTGGTTTTTAGACTTTGCGTAGATAATTATCACAGATATGCTTATCCTTTGAGCGGTAAAAAAAGCCGTAATTTTTTTATCTCCGGGGTTTTGCATACAGTGCGCCCAATCGCATTAGAGGTGCTGCCGGTATTCACAGAAAATTGCCGTGAATTTACGGTGATTGAATCTGCTGAATTTGGTAAAGTTGTTCAGATGGAAGTTGGCGCAATGTTGGTTGGAAAAATTGTCAACAATGAGCAAGAATGCTTTGCTGAGCGCGGCAAAGAAAAGGGCTATTTTGTATACGGTGGGTCAACAATCATACTTTTGATAAAAAAAGATGTCGTAAAAATCAGACCGGATATCCTTGATAATTCAGCAAATTATATTGAAACTCAGGTAAAAATGGGAGAGATGATAGGCATAAAAGCCTAA
- a CDS encoding phosphatidylcholine/phosphatidylserine synthase, with amino-acid sequence MIGFFDYTVWLTYISMLSGTAGIMLCLNGIGHPYVGMFFLMFSGLCDAFDGKVARTKKNRTEKMKKFGIQIDSLADLICFGVLPACIGIAMMRVSISYSMLPNFKFLRLAEKPTVVIVILTTIAVLYVLTALIRLAYFNVMEEERQETEDGARKVYVGLPVTSSALIFPTILILHIFTNVDLMFLYFLFLAIVGFLFISEIQVRKPKTRDILIMVAIGAIEAVILVVVFVFLKR; translated from the coding sequence CTTTCGGGAACTGCAGGCATTATGCTGTGTTTAAACGGAATTGGGCATCCATACGTTGGAATGTTCTTTTTAATGTTCTCCGGTCTGTGCGATGCGTTCGACGGTAAAGTTGCACGTACAAAGAAAAACCGCACTGAAAAAATGAAAAAGTTTGGCATTCAAATCGACTCTCTTGCAGATTTGATTTGTTTTGGAGTTTTGCCTGCCTGCATCGGAATTGCAATGATGAGAGTTTCTATTTCTTATTCAATGCTTCCAAATTTCAAGTTCCTGCGGCTTGCAGAAAAACCGACTGTTGTAATCGTCATTTTAACTACAATTGCAGTTTTGTATGTTCTTACAGCGCTTATCCGTCTTGCATACTTCAATGTCATGGAAGAAGAAAGACAAGAGACAGAAGACGGCGCCCGCAAAGTTTATGTAGGATTGCCGGTTACAAGTTCCGCACTGATATTCCCGACAATTTTAATCCTTCACATTTTTACAAATGTTGACCTCATGTTTCTCTATTTCTTATTTCTCGCAATCGTAGGATTTTTGTTTATCTCAGAAATTCAGGTTCGCAAACCAAAAACAAGAGATATTTTGATAATGGTTGCTATTGGAGCAATCGAAGCTGTTATCCTTGTAGTTGTTTTTGTATTCCTCAAACGCTGA
- a CDS encoding peptidylprolyl isomerase produces the protein MKKIFSGLLISLALISNAACSPKGKSMDALKGKEGLFAVITTEKGEIILKLFYKETPMTVANFVGLAEGTLDAAKGKPFYDGLKFHRVISDFMIQGGDPAGNGTGGPGYKFPDEFVEGFIFDKPGKLAMANSGTNTNGSQFFITHVPTDWLNYKHTIFGEVVSGQDIVDSVSQGDTIKSIKIIRQGKDAEAFKVTQESFDAMKEPAKGAAAKFLSAQKTKAIAKVIEGCEKSKSGIYYKILKEGSGAVCGKGKKVTVEYKGYLPSGQIFDASKEFHPQGHDPLMFTTAGGEMIPGFDEMVQEMKFGETRKIVIPPELAYGSYGVPQAGIPGDSYICFDVKLVK, from the coding sequence ATGAAGAAAATTTTTTCAGGACTTTTGATTTCGCTTGCGTTGATTTCAAATGCGGCGTGCAGTCCTAAGGGGAAAAGTATGGATGCTTTGAAAGGAAAAGAAGGTCTTTTTGCTGTTATTACAACAGAAAAAGGTGAAATTATTTTAAAACTTTTTTATAAAGAAACGCCGATGACAGTTGCTAATTTTGTAGGGCTTGCAGAAGGTACACTTGACGCTGCCAAAGGAAAACCTTTTTATGATGGCTTGAAATTTCATCGGGTAATTTCTGATTTTATGATTCAAGGTGGAGATCCGGCAGGAAACGGAACTGGTGGCCCCGGCTACAAATTTCCAGATGAATTTGTAGAAGGTTTTATCTTCGACAAACCGGGAAAACTCGCAATGGCAAATTCCGGCACAAACACGAACGGTTCTCAGTTTTTTATCACACACGTTCCAACTGACTGGCTGAATTATAAACACACAATTTTTGGAGAAGTAGTTTCCGGACAAGATATTGTCGATTCTGTTTCTCAGGGCGATACAATAAAATCTATCAAGATTATCAGACAGGGAAAAGATGCCGAAGCATTTAAAGTAACTCAAGAGTCTTTTGATGCGATGAAAGAACCTGCAAAAGGTGCTGCTGCAAAATTCCTTTCTGCACAAAAAACAAAAGCAATTGCCAAAGTTATCGAAGGGTGTGAAAAGTCAAAAAGCGGCATTTACTATAAGATATTGAAAGAAGGTAGCGGAGCTGTTTGCGGCAAAGGTAAAAAAGTAACAGTTGAATACAAAGGTTACTTACCAAGCGGACAGATATTTGATGCTTCTAAAGAATTTCATCCACAGGGACACGATCCGCTTATGTTCACGACAGCCGGCGGAGAGATGATTCCGGGCTTTGACGAAATGGTTCAGGAAATGAAATTCGGTGAGACTCGAAAGATTGTGATACCTCCAGAACTTGCTTACGGTTCATACGGAGTTCCACAGGCTGGAATTCCAGGAGATTCTTACATCTGCTTTGATGTCAAGCTTGTAAAATAA